In a genomic window of Curtobacterium sp. MCBD17_035:
- a CDS encoding glycoside hydrolase — protein MTSTTDTEQGTGQQNAKNPGIAVSTVFPTAGGHDPAAPHVRSATVRVDAASTGTAITPIWASLGYDEINWTYTPTGKRLLRTIGDFSPTAFHVRPHYIFISGTGFGLPHQGSGNVYHEDETGTPFYDFTIADQTYDAIVEAGHHVLVELGFTPRDLVPDHAHTELTLTESPTVYSAYEAGQWGYPPKDYDKWAGLVTALAEHVLERYGEDEVSTWLWELWNEPDIFYWRGTPEEFDRLYEVTAAAVRRVLPTAKVGGPTVTGGPDGTGFMRQFLAYADERDLPIDFVSFHTKGSHFTPWRTYGPTGGEAPVKESPMTTKMLFEIRSLLRVMAEFPRYADVPAIVDECDAGVPAHWGVYDNSNFGFQNTEYYPVFQANLMKKILDLNETEVASVREATTWSFYFEGERYFEGTRALMTAGEVEKPFLNAYRLFAKLGGTRIAAASDAAWDVRELDTTAPASPPEEVDVLATRADDGEVAVLVYRHTDDQYQSDDVAASVTVDVSGLAASEYRLEHFRIDAEHSNAHTVWKELGSPQDPTEEQLSAIHARMGLERLEDERSLDVADGAARITIELPLESVSLLVLSPR, from the coding sequence ATGACGTCCACGACCGACACCGAGCAGGGCACCGGCCAGCAGAACGCCAAGAACCCCGGCATCGCCGTCAGCACCGTCTTTCCAACTGCCGGTGGCCACGACCCAGCAGCGCCACACGTGCGCAGCGCGACAGTCAGGGTCGACGCTGCCAGCACAGGCACCGCGATCACGCCGATCTGGGCCAGCCTCGGGTACGACGAGATCAACTGGACTTACACACCGACGGGCAAGCGCCTGCTGCGGACCATCGGCGACTTCTCGCCGACCGCGTTCCACGTACGACCCCACTACATCTTCATCAGCGGAACCGGATTCGGTCTCCCACACCAGGGCAGCGGCAACGTCTACCACGAGGACGAGACCGGCACCCCGTTCTACGACTTCACGATCGCCGACCAGACCTACGACGCCATCGTGGAGGCTGGCCATCACGTGTTGGTGGAGCTCGGGTTCACGCCGCGCGACCTGGTGCCCGACCACGCCCACACCGAGCTCACGCTCACCGAGAGTCCCACCGTGTACAGCGCGTACGAAGCCGGGCAGTGGGGGTACCCGCCCAAGGACTACGACAAGTGGGCCGGACTCGTGACCGCCCTCGCTGAACACGTCCTCGAGCGGTACGGCGAGGACGAGGTGTCGACCTGGCTCTGGGAACTCTGGAACGAGCCCGACATCTTCTACTGGCGCGGTACGCCCGAGGAGTTCGACCGTCTGTACGAGGTGACCGCGGCAGCCGTCCGCCGTGTGCTGCCGACTGCGAAGGTCGGAGGCCCCACCGTCACCGGGGGACCGGACGGGACCGGCTTCATGCGGCAGTTCCTGGCCTACGCGGACGAGCGGGACCTCCCGATCGACTTCGTCTCGTTCCACACCAAGGGGTCGCACTTCACCCCCTGGCGGACGTACGGTCCGACGGGCGGTGAAGCGCCGGTCAAGGAGTCGCCGATGACGACCAAGATGTTGTTCGAGATCCGGAGCCTCCTGCGCGTCATGGCGGAGTTCCCGCGGTACGCCGACGTACCCGCGATCGTGGACGAGTGCGACGCGGGTGTGCCCGCGCACTGGGGCGTCTACGACAACTCGAACTTCGGGTTCCAGAACACGGAGTACTACCCCGTGTTCCAAGCCAACCTCATGAAGAAGATCCTCGACCTCAACGAGACCGAGGTGGCCTCGGTCCGCGAGGCCACCACCTGGAGCTTCTACTTCGAGGGTGAGCGCTACTTCGAGGGAACGCGTGCGCTCATGACGGCCGGGGAAGTCGAGAAGCCGTTCCTCAACGCCTACCGCCTCTTCGCGAAGCTGGGTGGGACCCGGATCGCCGCCGCGTCGGACGCAGCCTGGGACGTGAGGGAGCTCGACACCACGGCTCCTGCGAGCCCCCCGGAAGAGGTGGACGTCCTGGCCACACGCGCCGATGACGGCGAGGTCGCCGTGCTCGTGTACCGACACACCGACGACCAGTACCAGTCCGATGACGTCGCGGCCTCGGTCACGGTGGACGTCTCCGGCCTGGCCGCGTCCGAGTACCGTCTGGAGCACTTCCGGATCGACGCCGAACACAGCAACGCCCACACGGTCTGGAAGGAGCTCGGTTCGCCCCAGGACCCCACTGAGGAGCAGCTGTCCGCGATCCACGCGCGGATGGGTCTCGAGCGCCTCGAGGACGAGCGGTCCCTCGACGTCGCGGACGGCGCAGCGAGGATCACGATCGAACTCCCGCTCGAGTCCGTATCGCTGCTCGTCCTGAGCCCGCGATGA
- a CDS encoding aldo/keto reductase, with amino-acid sequence MTVPTIALNNGVDVPQVGYGVFQIPPDGAQEAVEAALEAGYRHIDTAAAYNNESGVGAGIRASGVPREQVFVTTKLRNGEQGADSTRRAFAASIERLGLDFVDLYLIHWPSPARDAYVASWKAMEQLYRDGAVRAIGVSNFLVPHLERLLDETEIVPAVDQIEIHPSFQQRELVEYARSKGIAIEAYSPLGQGAALRHGTIVAIAEQHGVTPAQVVLRWHLQRGNIVIPKSADPGRMRTNLNVFGFDLTEDEVADLDALEAGARVGGDPAVFEISQIR; translated from the coding sequence ATGACCGTTCCGACCATCGCCCTGAACAACGGCGTCGACGTGCCCCAGGTCGGGTACGGCGTGTTCCAGATACCCCCCGACGGCGCACAGGAGGCGGTCGAGGCGGCGCTCGAGGCCGGGTACCGTCACATCGACACGGCAGCCGCCTACAACAACGAGAGCGGTGTCGGTGCGGGGATCCGCGCGAGCGGTGTCCCTCGCGAGCAGGTATTCGTCACCACCAAGCTCCGCAACGGCGAGCAGGGCGCCGACAGCACGCGCCGAGCGTTCGCTGCGAGCATCGAGCGCCTCGGCCTCGACTTCGTGGATCTCTACCTCATCCACTGGCCGTCTCCGGCGCGGGACGCCTACGTGGCGAGTTGGAAGGCGATGGAGCAGCTGTACCGCGACGGCGCGGTGCGCGCGATCGGGGTCTCGAACTTCCTCGTCCCGCACCTCGAGCGGCTACTGGACGAGACCGAGATCGTGCCGGCGGTCGATCAGATCGAGATCCATCCGTCGTTTCAGCAGCGCGAGTTGGTCGAGTACGCCCGGTCGAAGGGCATCGCGATCGAGGCCTACTCACCGCTCGGGCAGGGTGCAGCCCTCCGGCACGGGACGATCGTGGCGATCGCGGAGCAGCACGGGGTGACGCCGGCGCAGGTCGTCCTGCGGTGGCACCTGCAGCGCGGCAACATCGTCATCCCCAAGTCCGCCGACCCCGGGCGGATGCGGACGAACCTCAACGTCTTCGGCTTCGACCTGACCGAGGACGAGGTCGCGGATCTCGACGCGCTCGAGGCGGGAGCGCGCGTCGGCGGGGACCCCGCCGTGTTCGAGATCTCCCAGATCCGCTGA
- a CDS encoding SDR family NAD(P)-dependent oxidoreductase: protein MTSTFPAARAAIVTGAASPRGIGRATVSRLARDGWNIGIIDLDGDACRQLAAELETEFGISAAGAGANVADEAAVRAAVDELEAALPQIVALVNIAGISSATPYLDLEPGEWARVLDVDLNGVHYVSRRVAESMVKSGVGRIVSISSVSAQRGGGTYSKTPYSVAKAGVIGLTRALARELGPLGVTVNAIAPGPIDTDIMGGTLTDERKAAMAADLLVGRVGTVDDIAVAVEFLVREDTAFITGHTLNVDGGLYMN from the coding sequence ATGACTTCCACCTTCCCTGCGGCACGCGCCGCGATCGTCACCGGAGCGGCGTCGCCCCGCGGGATCGGTCGGGCGACCGTGTCACGCCTGGCCCGCGACGGATGGAACATCGGGATCATCGACCTGGACGGTGACGCGTGCCGTCAGCTGGCCGCGGAACTCGAGACGGAGTTCGGCATCAGCGCTGCCGGAGCCGGGGCGAACGTCGCTGACGAAGCGGCGGTCCGCGCTGCCGTCGACGAGCTCGAGGCCGCGCTGCCCCAGATCGTCGCGCTCGTGAACATCGCCGGCATCAGCTCCGCCACGCCGTACCTCGACCTCGAACCCGGTGAGTGGGCGCGTGTGCTCGACGTGGACCTCAACGGCGTCCACTACGTCTCGCGACGCGTGGCCGAATCGATGGTCAAGAGCGGCGTCGGACGCATCGTCAGCATCTCGTCGGTGTCGGCCCAGCGCGGTGGCGGGACGTACAGCAAGACCCCGTACTCGGTCGCGAAGGCCGGCGTGATCGGACTCACCCGCGCGCTCGCTCGGGAGCTCGGTCCGCTCGGTGTCACCGTCAACGCCATCGCCCCCGGCCCGATCGACACCGACATCATGGGCGGCACGCTCACCGACGAGCGCAAGGCCGCGATGGCCGCGGACCTGCTGGTCGGGCGCGTCGGCACCGTGGACGACATCGCCGTCGCCGTCGAGTTCCTTGTCCGCGAGGACACGGCGTTCATCACGGGGCACACACTGAATGTCGATGGTGGGCTCTACATGAACTGA
- a CDS encoding SDR family NAD(P)-dependent oxidoreductase, whose translation MPNRFENKVAIVTGAGSGIGAATVRAFVGEGARVVAVDSVGEKIAETAASLPDGAVTTITGDVAQPATMEEAVRTAVDTYGRLDVLVNNAGTFTSGDITEIEPEEWRRVIETDLSAVFYGTRAALPHLRETKGSIVNTSSVSGMSGDWRMSPYNAAKGGVSNFTRAAALDNGEHGVRVNAVAPGLIWTDMTQQQAQNEELKQAFAERIALGRGGQPEEVAAAILFLASDEASFITGAILPVDGGTTASNGQPPQA comes from the coding sequence ATGCCCAACCGATTCGAGAACAAGGTCGCGATCGTCACCGGAGCGGGCTCCGGGATCGGCGCGGCGACGGTGCGCGCGTTCGTCGGCGAGGGTGCCCGCGTGGTGGCCGTGGACTCCGTCGGCGAGAAGATCGCGGAGACCGCTGCGAGCCTCCCGGACGGTGCCGTGACCACGATCACCGGCGACGTCGCGCAACCGGCGACGATGGAGGAGGCCGTGCGCACCGCCGTCGACACCTACGGCCGCCTCGACGTGCTCGTGAACAACGCGGGGACGTTCACCTCGGGCGACATCACCGAGATCGAGCCGGAGGAGTGGCGCCGCGTCATCGAGACCGACCTGTCCGCCGTGTTCTACGGCACGCGCGCAGCGCTCCCCCACCTGCGCGAGACGAAGGGGTCGATCGTGAACACCTCGAGCGTGTCGGGCATGAGCGGCGACTGGCGCATGAGCCCGTACAACGCGGCGAAGGGCGGCGTGAGCAACTTCACGCGGGCGGCGGCGCTCGACAACGGGGAGCACGGGGTGCGCGTCAACGCGGTGGCGCCCGGGCTCATCTGGACGGACATGACGCAGCAGCAGGCGCAGAACGAGGAGCTCAAGCAGGCGTTCGCCGAGCGAATTGCTCTGGGCCGCGGGGGTCAGCCCGAGGAGGTCGCCGCCGCGATCCTGTTCCTGGCGAGCGACGAGGCGTCGTTCATCACCGGGGCGATCCTGCCCGTCGACGGCGGGACGACCGCGAGCAACGGTCAGCCGCCGCAGGCGTAG
- a CDS encoding DUF2510 domain-containing protein, translating to MSTAPGWYDDGQGQRRWWDGTKWTEKTSDSAVVSAPSGFAARVAGGIFSKAKDAAGQAASEVRDNLTNAVSGAARARRDLEASDVLQPELAQPLYEVVSHIDGKNATVRLWPDRLEWERGRGVSGVKVALGIMTSGASFLATGVKGGKDAYEMLPLEHVSGVGNKKDGLLYHRVEVGTAGGTVSFRVKREDAAQFREAILQQLRARAAAPTIVELAAPVGAAPSLPAQPDHMQQLQQLGALRDAGVLSEEEFAAKKTEILARM from the coding sequence ATGAGCACGGCGCCGGGTTGGTACGACGACGGTCAAGGACAACGACGCTGGTGGGACGGAACGAAGTGGACCGAGAAGACCAGCGACAGCGCTGTTGTCAGTGCCCCCTCGGGCTTCGCGGCTCGTGTCGCGGGCGGGATCTTCAGCAAAGCGAAGGACGCGGCGGGGCAAGCGGCGTCGGAAGTTCGTGACAACCTGACGAATGCGGTGTCAGGGGCGGCGAGGGCTCGTAGGGACCTAGAAGCTTCTGACGTTCTCCAGCCCGAGTTGGCTCAGCCCCTCTACGAGGTTGTCAGTCACATTGACGGGAAGAACGCCACCGTTCGACTATGGCCCGATCGCCTCGAGTGGGAACGAGGGCGAGGAGTGTCAGGAGTCAAGGTCGCTCTTGGCATCATGACTTCTGGTGCTTCGTTTCTCGCAACCGGCGTCAAAGGCGGTAAGGACGCGTACGAGATGCTCCCGCTCGAGCATGTTTCTGGCGTGGGGAACAAGAAGGACGGCCTGCTCTACCATCGCGTGGAGGTAGGGACAGCGGGGGGAACGGTTAGCTTCCGCGTCAAGCGCGAGGACGCGGCCCAGTTCCGGGAGGCGATTCTGCAGCAGCTGCGCGCGCGCGCCGCAGCGCCCACGATCGTCGAACTCGCCGCCCCTGTCGGCGCTGCGCCGAGCTTGCCTGCGCAGCCGGATCACATGCAGCAGCTTCAACAGCTTGGAGCACTTCGTGACGCCGGCGTCCTCTCAGAAGAGGAGTTCGCCGCGAAGAAAACCGAGATACTCGCGCGCATGTGA
- a CDS encoding PASTA domain-containing protein, translating to MSNNYSEPPLGPYAPLPAPPAQRGGLGKAGLILGIIAVALAFIPGLLYVGFVLGILALVFGIIALRRGTGRGLPATILGGASILLASLFGAIYGGGASTTPSVAVDTPAAAHATKAAPTKVSAPDVVGMTVSAAEKELESQDLLFDANGADDDQTVTAQDPAASSEIAPGTVVSLTAQPPLGSSVAAPAPAGNKFDMESTNRIDGTKADYQEWVDSYNDNFVSSNEFEQPDAGKKYVVVTVHVVATTAGVDASTVAYDLALSDASGNVYDSTTLVEGLTEMPSVTLGAGQTAQGQVAFEVPDSFHGGVASFGDGTIFEKTN from the coding sequence ATGTCCAACAACTACTCAGAGCCGCCGCTGGGACCGTATGCCCCGCTGCCCGCTCCACCGGCTCAACGAGGAGGGCTCGGGAAGGCGGGGCTGATCCTCGGAATCATTGCAGTGGCCCTCGCATTCATTCCCGGCTTGCTGTACGTCGGCTTCGTGCTCGGCATCCTCGCGCTCGTGTTTGGGATCATCGCGCTGCGTCGAGGAACCGGCAGGGGACTTCCGGCGACCATTCTCGGTGGCGCGAGCATCCTGCTGGCATCTCTGTTTGGAGCGATCTACGGCGGCGGTGCTTCCACAACCCCGAGCGTCGCAGTTGACACGCCTGCTGCCGCTCACGCGACGAAAGCCGCGCCGACGAAGGTCAGCGCACCGGATGTGGTCGGGATGACCGTCTCCGCTGCTGAGAAAGAACTCGAGAGTCAGGACCTTCTCTTCGACGCAAATGGCGCGGACGATGATCAGACGGTCACCGCTCAGGATCCCGCTGCCAGCAGCGAAATCGCCCCGGGAACAGTGGTCTCCCTGACGGCACAACCGCCGCTTGGGTCGTCTGTCGCAGCTCCCGCGCCTGCGGGCAACAAGTTCGACATGGAGAGCACGAACCGAATCGATGGTACGAAGGCCGACTACCAAGAATGGGTCGACTCCTACAACGACAACTTCGTCTCCTCCAATGAGTTCGAGCAACCCGACGCGGGCAAGAAATACGTCGTGGTGACGGTGCATGTTGTCGCAACGACGGCTGGCGTCGACGCAAGCACTGTCGCCTACGATCTGGCGCTCTCGGACGCGAGCGGAAACGTGTACGACTCGACAACGCTCGTCGAAGGGCTGACGGAGATGCCGAGCGTGACCTTGGGGGCGGGTCAGACGGCGCAGGGACAAGTGGCCTTCGAGGTTCCCGACTCCTTCCACGGCGGCGTGGCGTCGTTCGGCGATGGAACGATCTTCGAAAAGACGAACTAG